GGAGCACCTCCAGGTCCGCGGCGGCGTCCAGCGACTCCAGCAGCTCCAGGTTCTCCACCACCTCGCGGTCCTCGTCGGTGAGCGGGGGCTGGGGCCGGCGGGCTTCGGTGGGCGGAGGCGAGGCCTCCGGGGGCACGGCCTTCGCGGGCGCGGGGACCTCCTTGGACGGCGGGGACTGCTGCGCGGACGCGGGCACGCCCGCCGCGAGCGCGAACAGCAGCAGCCAACAGGGCGCGGGCCTCACTTGTTGCGCCGCCTTTCGCGCAGCCGCTCGCGTGCCTCCTGTCGCTCCTCCGGAGACATCCGCCGCCAGCGGCGCATGTTCTCCAGCATCTGCTCGCGGCGCTCCGGGTGTTCCTTGAGGTAGGCGCGCACCCGTTCGCGCAGCTCCGCGCGGCGCTCCGGGGGGAGGCCGCGCAACTCGCGCACCTGCTCACGCACCGCCTGCCGCTCCTGGGGCGACAGCTTCCGGAAGTCGCGCAGGTTGTTCCTCAGCCGCTCGCGCTCCTCCGGGGGCAGCTGCCGCCAGCGCTGGAGGTTCGCGCGCACGCGGGCCTGCTCCTCGGGGGACATGGCCTTGAACTCGCGCAGCCTCGCGCGCAGGGCCTCCTTCTGCTCCGGCGGGAGCTTCTCGAAGCGCTCCGCGGCGGTGGGCGCGGGGGCGTTGGTCGCGGAGGCGGGCATGCCGATGAGCAGCGCCACCGCCAGCACGCCGGCGGTCATCCTTCCCAGCATCACGGCACCCCCAGCTCGTGGAGGTTCTCGACGACCTCCAGGTCTTCGGAGCTGTCCAGCCCCAGCACTTCGTAGTCCTCGACCAGCTCCAGGTTCGCCGC
This DNA window, taken from Corallococcus coralloides DSM 2259, encodes the following:
- a CDS encoding DUF3106 domain-containing protein — translated: MLGRMTAGVLAVALLIGMPASATNAPAPTAAERFEKLPPEQKEALRARLREFKAMSPEEQARVRANLQRWRQLPPEERERLRNNLRDFRKLSPQERQAVREQVRELRGLPPERRAELRERVRAYLKEHPERREQMLENMRRWRRMSPEERQEARERLRERRRNK